CAAGCCCCATGATTTTATGCCACGAAAGCCACCTGCTTTTCCAGCCCTCTTTTGATCTCTTCGTCTGCGTGTGCTTATAAAAGTAGAGCCAAAAACCGCCCAAGGTTAAGAACACTATACCAATGCTCATGATGCCCATCAGCGGCATGCCGATGAGTGGAATCACCACGCCTGTATGCAGTTCGTTAAAAAAAGTGGAGATCAGATTCTCCTCTTTGGAGAGTTTGATCACTTCGTTGGTGAGGGGGTTAAGGTAGAGGCTATTTTGAGACTCAGACGAGAGTTTCAAAAGCGGATCGCGAAAGCTTGGAAGCGTTATATCAACGGGTTTTGAGCTCAAAAGGTGCTGCTTTTCTAACAGCTCACCCAAAAGAAGATCGATGTTAAACGCATGCTCTGCCAAAGGAACAAAATGGCGCGATGGCGACTCCCACACTTTAAGATAGGGCATAAAAAAAGTGAGCGTTCCAAAGTAGGTGCTCATGTAAAAAAGGAAAAGTACCACAAGTCCGATGATCGTGTGCGAGCGGTGTAGGAATTTAAACCGTAATGATTTTGCAAGCATGAAAACTCCTACACAAACGCGATAATACAGGCATTGAGCAGTGCCATCAACACGATTTTGAGCGTTACATGTAAAAGGTTTTTAGAGAAAAGCAACCAAAACCCAAAACCGCAGACCAACAGCGGAAAGAGAAACATCGAAGGAAAAATGCGCTCTGCCATATCGCCCCACAAAAGGGCACTTAAGCTCGTGCCACACAGGTACGCCAAGCCAAAAGCACCCACAATCGCCAAAACGCCGTGAGCCCAACCGATAACGGTTTTGGGCTCTTGAGATAGACGGCTCATTTTAGAGAATAAGAGCATGATTAAAATTCATACGAGAACGAGAGTTTGATGTTACGTCCAGGTTCGTAGTCTGAGAGTGAAACACCACTAAGAAGTCTGTTTTCAGAGGCATGAGAGACGTAAGACTCATCAAAAATATTATCAACTCCTGCGATTAAGGTAAGCCCTTTAACGCTACTTGGTTTCCATTTCACTGCAATATCATGCACATCGTACGCCTCTTTGGTCTGTTGCGCGGCAATATACTGACGCTCTTCTTCCATCACAAATAACGAATCCCATGAGAGTGAGAGGTTTTTCATAAACGCATAATCAAGGTTAACGCTTAAGCTGTCTCCCGGTTCTCTTTGCGTTGAAAGTCCTGTATTTCTAAATTTTGAGTTGGAGTGCGCATAGGTGATTAAAGAGCTAAGAGCGCCTATGTCATACACAAAACTTGCCTCAAAACCTTGAATATCAAGGGTTCCACCGTTGGTCATCTCCGCACTTGTACTGGTCGTCCATGTCGTGATAATGTAGTCATCAATACGTGTATCAAACACTTTGAAGCTAAAGCCAAGGTTTTTGGCGCCCAGTGTGTTTTTGTTCTGATATTTAAACCCAACCTCTTTGTTAATGCCCGTTTCTGCTTTAAGACCAGAGTTGTCATTGACATACATACGGTTACTGGCTAGTACATCCACCATCTCAACACCTTTGTAAAGCGTTGTGGCACTTGCAATGAGACTGAACGTGTCGGAGAGAGGATACTCCGCCGCCAAACCGTAGGTAAATTTACTATCAGAGATTTCGCCATACACGCCATCGTATTGATAGTTGTTGTAACGAATCCCTGGTGTTAAGATAAAGCCATTGCTAAACGCGATGGCATCTTCAACGTAAAGCGCGCCCGTTTTGGCTTTCTCATTTTCACCGTATTGCTCGCCACTCCACTCAACTTCACTGCTCTGTGTGTCGTACAAGCCGCCATACGTAAAGGTGTTATTGAAACTTCCAAGCGCGATAGTAGACTGTGCTTTGGTGTTGATACCATAGTTTTTAACCACGCCATCCAAGAGTCCTTCATACGGGTTCATGCCCGCAGGAACAGCTCTGACACGTTGGGTGGTTCCATCGCGTTTTTCATAGCGTTGCAGCTCATTTTCATTGCTGTAAATCGAGGTTTGCAAAAAGAGATTGTCGCCTAAATCAATCTGATGTTTAAGCGTGATCGTCTCTCTGGTGTACTCGGTTGGGTAGAGATAATTTCCCGTTGCATATTGGTTATACGCTTTGCCAAAGTCAGGACGTGGCACGTAATCGCCTTCGTCTTTGAGTTTATCGTACGAGAGTGTGATGCGTTGTACATCGCTGATGTCATACCCAACTTTAATCAACGTATTGCCAACCTCGCCATCGGTTCCAAAACTCTCTTCGCCTCTGCCATCTTCCCACTCATTCTTGTCCACGTAGTGATGATACAATAAAAGATCGACCTTATCGGTGACTTTGCCATACGCTGCCACGGAGCCACCAAGGCTGTCATTGGAGTTGTAATTGCCCTGAATTCGTGCGCCATACTCTTTGCCATCTTGCAAAAGGTCTTTGCCGTCTTTGGTTTCAAACGCAACTGCACCACCCAAGCCTCCATTGACAACCGAATTAGTACCCACTTGGACATCTGCTTTTTTCAAGATGTCAGGATTGACCAGCAAGTTACCGATGTGATGGAACATATTGACATTGGAAACTTTCGCGCCATCGATGCTAATATCGAGGTTTTCATCCTCCAAACCACGAATCGCAATACGGTTGTTGATCGAGCTCGTACCTCCCACATCCACACCAGGAAGATCGCGCAAAAGATCGCTTAAATGATCGGCCTGTTTGGTTTCAATCGAAGAACTTCCAAGATTGAGGGAGGAGCTGCTGACCTGTGTTTCCCACACTTCAACACTCTCTAACTGCTGCTCTTCCGCCATAGCAACACTGCATAAAAGCGTGGTTGTGACAAGTGATAACCTTAATGTCTGTTTTATACGGAGCGAATTTAACATACGTAACTTCCTTTTAGTATCTTTTTAAATGATATTTGTTATCATAGTTACAAGAAATCATATCAAAATCTCAATATGAGGAAAATAAACCAAAATGGGCAAAAAAAACGAAGATATTAAGATTTTGGTCGTGGAAGATGAGACTATTTTGGCATTGCAACTCAAAATGAGCCTTCAAAAATTTGGCTATGGCATCAGCGGTGTGGAAGCAACCGCCAATGATGCGATGCGTCACGTCGATGCCAATCTGCCCGATATGGTGCTGCTTGACATTCATCTAAAAGGTGAAAAAAGTGGTACGGAAGCGGGGCGTTACATCTGGCAAAACCACCATATTCCTATTATTTATCTAACCTCCTATTGCGACAATGCGACGATCAAAATGGCGATGGATTCGGAGCCTTATGGCTATTTGAGCAAGCCCTTTCGTGCCAATGATCTCAAAGCAACGCTTCAAGCCGCGTGGTACAAACACACCTATTTTCACCCCACGCTAGAGCTTACACGCACCTCCAATCCTCTGATCAAACTGCCGTGCAACTACATCTTTGATCGCACCAGTGGCGTGCTTACATGTAAAGATCAAAGCGTGAAATTAACAGGCAATGAGATCAAATTTTTCCAGATTTTAAGCGAATCGGCTGGCAATACGGTCAGTTTCGAGCAGATCAGTGCGTACATTTACAGAGAAGAGTCACACGATCTCTCGCGCCTGCGCAACCTTGTGTATCGTCTGCGCCAAAAGATCGATGCAAGCCTTTTAGAAAATGTCTTTGAGGCAGGATACCGTCTCAATGTTTAACGCGTTTCGAACCCTTTCGCTTTCGGCGAAATTTGCCCTTAGCTTTAGTGCGATTGTGCTTTGCATTCTTGCCGTGATGATGGCGATTGTCATCCCCACTTGGCAAAATGAACGCCTCAAAAGCGAGACAGATACGATCGATCGCTTACTCACCAACATGGAGCATCAAGTCCTTCTGACCATTCACGTCAATACGCTTTACAACGCTTCGTACTGGGAAAAGATGAATTTGCAGATGCAAAACAGACTGCACGCACTTTTGGATGCATACAAAGAGGCACCAACTAAAGAGTCTTCCACGCTTATTGCGCTTTTAAATGAGCACTTTTCAGGCTTTACATGTAACGCAGTGCTCAGACAAAATGACCAAGCCCTTTACAGCACACACAACGCTTTGGAGCAAAACTCCATCTTCTTTTCCACGCAAACGCCGCTGTATGAGCAGTGGAATGTGCACGATAAAACGAAAAAAATCAACATCTGTCCTGCGGGCGATAAAGAGTACCTTTTTGTCAAAAAAATTCCTCACAGTGAGTATGATATAGCGCTTTTTTGCCATACGCAGGAGTTTTTGAAAAGCCGCAGTGAGTTTGAGACCACCATCGGTTTCATGCTCAAACAGAGCTTTCAAAACCTCAAAAACCAAAGTGCAGGCTTTGCCTACATGATGTGGGTCGATGGCAGTGAAAAACCCTGCGATCACAACGCCACTTTTCGCAAAAGCCACGAGAAAGACGCCAAAAACTACAACACCACCTGTTGCGTTAGCGAATCTTCTCCGACCGATCAGCCGCTTACGGGAACACTTAAGAGTTCGGATTATCTCAAAGCCGCACACGAGGGCAAGCCGATACACCATCTCTTGCCCAAGCTGGATGACCCCTCGGGCAAACTCTACCCTGCCCTTACGTGGGTGCGCTACTTCAAAGGCAGTCGCGAATACCCGTTTGTGCTCGCGGCGAGTCTCTACGAAGAGGAGATCTACAGCGATCTTGACCCCATCATCGTGAAGTTTCTGCCTGCCATTCTTATCGCCCTTTTTTCGGCATTCGGGTTGGGATGGCTGCTTTTTCGAGGCTTTACATGTAAGATCGACCGACTGCTCAGTGTTGCTAAAACGATCAAAAATGGCAACCTCAAAGAGCGAAGTCGCATCACAGGCGATGATGACATTGGGCTTTTGGCTGAAACCTTTGATGCGATGCTTGATTCGCTGGAGGAGAACATCCAGACGCTTGATGCCAAAGTAGCAAAACGTACCTTAGAGCTTGAAGCGCTTCTCAAAGAAAAAGAGGTGCTCTTAAAAGAGGTTCACCACCGCGTGAAAAACAACCTCTCGATCATCATCGCCCTCATGCAACTCAAGGAAAACCAAGCTCAAAGTGAAGAGTCGCAAACGCTGTTACTTGAACTTCAAGAGCGCATCTATGCGATTGAACTCTTACACCGCCAACTCTACCAGTCCACAAGTATTAAAGAGATCGCGTTTGATGTCTATGTGAGTGGTTTGGTCGAAAACATGCGCCAAACCTATGCGACGGATGAGAAAAAAATTGGTTTACATGTAAGCATTGAACCTGTCTTTCTTGGCATCGAACAAGCTCTCGCCTGCGGTCTTTTGATCAATGAATGCGTCACCAACGCGATCAAACACGCCTTTGATGCAAACGGTGGAAAAATCGACATTGGCTTTACATGTAAAGAGCACGAATGTACACTGAGCATCAGCGACACGGGCAAAGGATTGCCAAAGAATTTTGCGCTTGAAAGGGCACAAGGGCTTGGAATGCAGTTGATCGAAGGCATCGCATGCCAACAACTCCAAGGCAAACTGAACTATAAAAATTCAGGCGGAGCGCACTTTGCGATCCGCTTTACGCAAGAGGCTTAGTCATTGAGCGAAGCCTCTTAATGAGGCTATTTTTTTTCACCACAACTGCTTTTACCGCACCCGCATCCTCTATTTTTTACCAATTTTCGGTAGAGGTAATAGAGTGCTCCTAAACTAATTGCCACCAATAAAACATCTTCTAACATGCTCTCTCCTTGTACATTTTTTTCACGGTCTATTTCTAAATCCACCCGTCCACGCGTGACCTCGTTGCGGTAATAGCCCTAAAATAAGGGCACTCAAAACAATAAAGGCGTAAAAATAGCTCATCGCCTCCACCCCACTCCACCCTGCAAGCGTGCCAAAACTAAAGATAAAAGTCGAAAAGAATACGCCAAGACCGATGGGGAAGAAAATCGCAAACAGCATCCATTTATAGCTGTTAAACTGCATCTTCACCACGATCATCGTCGCAATGCACGGTGGCGTTAAAATCATAAAAATCAAGATCGCCACGGCATGCAGAGGTGTATAACCGCTATTGGCATACATCGCCTCTTCGGCGCGCATGGAGTCGGCTTTGTTGTTCTCATACAGTGATCCGAGTGTGGCAACCGCACTTTCACGCGCAGCAAATGAGCTTAAAAATGCCACGTTGATCTTCCAATCAAATCCTGCAAATTGGGTCAAAGGCTCCATGGAACGCCCTACCATGCCTAAAAAGCTGTTCTCGATTTTCTCATTTTTCATACTGCGCAAGATCTCTTTGCGCGCATTGGAGAGTTGCACAAGCGCTGTATTGATGCTTTTGGCTTCCACATCTTTTCCCGGTTTTAGCAGTACAAACCCTTTTTCAAGCTTCTGCTTAAACGCCTCATCGACCTTTTGCGTCGACTCACTGCTACTGACCAGCATACGTTTTGCTTTGTAGCTATCGTACGCATTTAAAAGGGCTGAGACCTTCTCACGACTGTCCACGCTTTCATAATACGCCGTTGTTTGAGCCGTCGCATCAAAGCGGCTGAGCGCATCGCTGAGTTTGAGTTCAAACGCCTCTTTGGACGTTTCGCTCAAGCCTGGAAATTGCAACAAAGCAAATAAAATAATCGCCACGGCAAGCACGATACTCACAACTTTTTTGATGTACACCCACACCCGTTGCGCCGCTTTAATCACGACCCCTTTAAAAGTCGGCAAATGATACGGTGGCAACTCCATCACAAAAGGTGCTGTCTCTTTGGTACGAAGCACCGTACTGGTGAGCAGTTTGGAGACGATAAGGGCTACAAAAAGGGTTACCGTTGAGATGTAAAACATCATGAGTCCCATCTCTTCTTTGAAAAAACTTCCCAAAATGAGCGTGTAAAACGGTACTTTGGCTAAACAGTTCATGTACGGCACTGCCAAAATGGTCGCCATGCGCGCGCGCTCATCGGCAATGCCTTTGGTCGACATGACACCAGGAACGGCGCACCCTCCAACCATCGCACCCCCAAGAACTAAGGGAAGCGTGGACTGCCCGTGCAGACCAAATTTTTTAAAGACGCGATCAAGAATGAACGCCAGACGCGGCATATACCCCACATCTTCCATAATGGCGATCATCACAAACAAGATGAAAAAGACGGGAATATAGTTCATCAGCGCATTGGCACTGTTCACCATCCAGATCGCAAGGTCGGTAAAAAGTGGCACATAAATCAGATCAGGTGAGGGCACACTTTCAATCACAAAATTTTTAAACGCCGCCAAGATCGGCCACGTATAATCGGTCAGCTTGTAGCCGCCCACAATGGAGAGCTCATAGACCAAAAACATAATCAAAATTAAGATAGGAAACGCCAACCAACGGTTGAGAATGAAGTGATCGACTTTATCACTAAGCGTTTCACCTTGAAGTTTGCTCACCGTTGCGCATTGATGAAAGATAATCTCGGCTGCCTCATAACGATGGAGCGCAAAAGAAGCGGCACTGTCTTTGCCATACATTGTGTGAAACCGCTCTTCACAAGAATCCACTTCGGCTCTTTGTTCGTGCGAAACGGCAAGTTTTTCGAGAATCGTCTCATCATTTTCAAGCACTTTAAGAGCAAGCCAACGCTGATTGAGTGCACTCTCTTGGGGCACGATCGTGTTTTGAATCTCTTGGATAAACGGCTCTAAACTATCATAATCCATTCGAAACGGAACGTACTGCGCTTTAGCATGATACGTCTCAAGCAGTGCTTGCATGATCCCTTCGCCACCCTCGCCTTTGGAGCCACTCGAGCACACGACAGGACAGCCAAGCAGTGCTTGCATTTTTTCGAGATCAATCTCAATGCCCCTTCGTGTGGCAACGTCCATCATATTGAGCACCACAACGACGGGGATGCCGATCTCCAAGAGTTGAAACGTAAGGTAAAGATTGCATTTGAGGTTGGAAGCATCCACAATGTTCAAAATCACATCGGGCGTCTCCTCATAGATAAACCGCTTCGCCACACGCTCTTCAAGCGAATAGGAGCTAAACGAATACGTACCTGGTAAATCCACCATCTCGATCTTTTCACCGTGATGGCTAAACCGCCCGATCTTTTTATCGACCGTGACGCCTGGATAGTTGGCAATGTGTTGGTGAATGCCGCTCACTAAGTTAAAAATGGTCGATTTGCCACAGTTGGGCTGACCGGCTAAGACAACTTTGATCATATGGCTTCTACCTCCAACATCCCAGCTTCCGTGCGCCTTAGACTGATGAGATAGTTATGAATGCGCAGTTCCATCGGGTCATACAACGGTGCTTCGCGCACCACTTCAATGTCCGCTCCAAAAATAAATCCCATATCCAAAAGCTTTTGCCTTAGTTTTCCGCTCGTGTGAATCTTCACCAACGTGCACTTCTGCCCTTTTTTCAGCTCATTTAAATACATCAATTTCCCTCGGTTTTAATCCACTTATCATAGATTAACTTCACTTAAAAGCGAATAACATTGATAGTTGTTTTCAATTAAGATGAATATTTGAGAATTTCTTTGGCGTACATGTATCGTGTTGAATGCAAAAGTAAGCTGTATTTAGTTAGGGAGTATTACTGTGGCGGTTGTTAAGATTAGAGCGCAAACATCGTTTGAGAGAGCATGACGATACATACCATCAAAGCAAACATGACGTGATGGTAAATCGTCTTGATTTTACGCTTCTTTTCACCCACAAAACGGTGCATGATCAAAGGAGCTCCAAAGAACATCGCGATCACGATCAGCCCTAAGGTCATCTTTACATGTAAAAGCACATTGGTTGGATCAAAATAGGTGTATGCGAGGAAAAGTCCGCTGAAAAGTAACAGGGTATTGTTGATTTTGCCCATCAAACGGGTACGAGGGGAAAGTGCACTCTCCATTGCTTCAAATTGGGCACCATCCAGTGCCAAGCGCGCACGCGGTAAGATGAAGTTACGAAAATAGATACATCCGATAAACAGTATCGCCGAGGCGATGTGGATAAGTTTTGCCGCAATCACTAAGCTCATGCCTTCAACTCCTAAAATGATTTAGAAAAGTATAGTCTCTTTTGCGAACATTTTTAGGCGTTTATCTGCCTATTTTTTCGTCATCTTGACTGCTGCCAGAGTGAATTCTATGGCAGCAGTCAGAGAGATTTAAAAGGTATATTTCATCGTGAGTGTCACGGTGCGTGGATCACCGTAAATCACTTGCGTGCTGTAGTCGATGTTGGAGTAGTACTCTTTATCGAAGAGGTTTTCAACATTGAGTTGGGCTGATAAAGCT
Above is a genomic segment from Sulfurospirillum halorespirans DSM 13726 containing:
- a CDS encoding TonB-dependent receptor domain-containing protein, which encodes MLNSLRIKQTLRLSLVTTTLLCSVAMAEEQQLESVEVWETQVSSSSLNLGSSSIETKQADHLSDLLRDLPGVDVGGTSSINNRIAIRGLEDENLDISIDGAKVSNVNMFHHIGNLLVNPDILKKADVQVGTNSVVNGGLGGAVAFETKDGKDLLQDGKEYGARIQGNYNSNDSLGGSVAAYGKVTDKVDLLLYHHYVDKNEWEDGRGEESFGTDGEVGNTLIKVGYDISDVQRITLSYDKLKDEGDYVPRPDFGKAYNQYATGNYLYPTEYTRETITLKHQIDLGDNLFLQTSIYSNENELQRYEKRDGTTQRVRAVPAGMNPYEGLLDGVVKNYGINTKAQSTIALGSFNNTFTYGGLYDTQSSEVEWSGEQYGENEKAKTGALYVEDAIAFSNGFILTPGIRYNNYQYDGVYGEISDSKFTYGLAAEYPLSDTFSLIASATTLYKGVEMVDVLASNRMYVNDNSGLKAETGINKEVGFKYQNKNTLGAKNLGFSFKVFDTRIDDYIITTWTTSTSAEMTNGGTLDIQGFEASFVYDIGALSSLITYAHSNSKFRNTGLSTQREPGDSLSVNLDYAFMKNLSLSWDSLFVMEEERQYIAAQQTKEAYDVHDIAVKWKPSSVKGLTLIAGVDNIFDESYVSHASENRLLSGVSLSDYEPGRNIKLSFSYEF
- a CDS encoding response regulator, with protein sequence MGKKNEDIKILVVEDETILALQLKMSLQKFGYGISGVEATANDAMRHVDANLPDMVLLDIHLKGEKSGTEAGRYIWQNHHIPIIYLTSYCDNATIKMAMDSEPYGYLSKPFRANDLKATLQAAWYKHTYFHPTLELTRTSNPLIKLPCNYIFDRTSGVLTCKDQSVKLTGNEIKFFQILSESAGNTVSFEQISAYIYREESHDLSRLRNLVYRLRQKIDASLLENVFEAGYRLNV
- a CDS encoding histidine kinase dimerization/phosphoacceptor domain -containing protein, with product MFNAFRTLSLSAKFALSFSAIVLCILAVMMAIVIPTWQNERLKSETDTIDRLLTNMEHQVLLTIHVNTLYNASYWEKMNLQMQNRLHALLDAYKEAPTKESSTLIALLNEHFSGFTCNAVLRQNDQALYSTHNALEQNSIFFSTQTPLYEQWNVHDKTKKINICPAGDKEYLFVKKIPHSEYDIALFCHTQEFLKSRSEFETTIGFMLKQSFQNLKNQSAGFAYMMWVDGSEKPCDHNATFRKSHEKDAKNYNTTCCVSESSPTDQPLTGTLKSSDYLKAAHEGKPIHHLLPKLDDPSGKLYPALTWVRYFKGSREYPFVLAASLYEEEIYSDLDPIIVKFLPAILIALFSAFGLGWLLFRGFTCKIDRLLSVAKTIKNGNLKERSRITGDDDIGLLAETFDAMLDSLEENIQTLDAKVAKRTLELEALLKEKEVLLKEVHHRVKNNLSIIIALMQLKENQAQSEESQTLLLELQERIYAIELLHRQLYQSTSIKEIAFDVYVSGLVENMRQTYATDEKKIGLHVSIEPVFLGIEQALACGLLINECVTNAIKHAFDANGGKIDIGFTCKEHECTLSISDTGKGLPKNFALERAQGLGMQLIEGIACQQLQGKLNYKNSGGAHFAIRFTQEA
- a CDS encoding FeoB-associated Cys-rich membrane protein is translated as MLEDVLLVAISLGALYYLYRKLVKNRGCGCGKSSCGEKK
- the feoB gene encoding ferrous iron transport protein B; the encoded protein is MIKVVLAGQPNCGKSTIFNLVSGIHQHIANYPGVTVDKKIGRFSHHGEKIEMVDLPGTYSFSSYSLEERVAKRFIYEETPDVILNIVDASNLKCNLYLTFQLLEIGIPVVVVLNMMDVATRRGIEIDLEKMQALLGCPVVCSSGSKGEGGEGIMQALLETYHAKAQYVPFRMDYDSLEPFIQEIQNTIVPQESALNQRWLALKVLENDETILEKLAVSHEQRAEVDSCEERFHTMYGKDSAASFALHRYEAAEIIFHQCATVSKLQGETLSDKVDHFILNRWLAFPILILIMFLVYELSIVGGYKLTDYTWPILAAFKNFVIESVPSPDLIYVPLFTDLAIWMVNSANALMNYIPVFFILFVMIAIMEDVGYMPRLAFILDRVFKKFGLHGQSTLPLVLGGAMVGGCAVPGVMSTKGIADERARMATILAVPYMNCLAKVPFYTLILGSFFKEEMGLMMFYISTVTLFVALIVSKLLTSTVLRTKETAPFVMELPPYHLPTFKGVVIKAAQRVWVYIKKVVSIVLAVAIILFALLQFPGLSETSKEAFELKLSDALSRFDATAQTTAYYESVDSREKVSALLNAYDSYKAKRMLVSSSESTQKVDEAFKQKLEKGFVLLKPGKDVEAKSINTALVQLSNARKEILRSMKNEKIENSFLGMVGRSMEPLTQFAGFDWKINVAFLSSFAARESAVATLGSLYENNKADSMRAEEAMYANSGYTPLHAVAILIFMILTPPCIATMIVVKMQFNSYKWMLFAIFFPIGLGVFFSTFIFSFGTLAGWSGVEAMSYFYAFIVLSALILGLLPQRGHAWTGGFRNRP
- a CDS encoding FeoA family protein yields the protein MYLNELKKGQKCTLVKIHTSGKLRQKLLDMGFIFGADIEVVREAPLYDPMELRIHNYLISLRRTEAGMLEVEAI